The Anomaloglossus baeobatrachus isolate aAnoBae1 chromosome 5, aAnoBae1.hap1, whole genome shotgun sequence genome includes the window GGGTGGGGGCAGTTCAtgaaaaacagcagctctgggaggctactcTGACATCCTACAAAGAAATTCAATCAGAAAACTGAGGAGTTCAACGGTTACCAGAATTGTAAAGGTGACATCAAAGAAGTCGTCCTTTGTtaccatgtaacttggcctgttacaaTTTGTTTGATTGGAAAAGCTTTTGATTTAGGTAAATGTgacctcttaaccccttcaccccccctcCCCCAAAGCCTGTTTTCAATTTCATGCCCTGGccattttatttaattctaaccTGTCACTTTATGAAACGCTTCAaaggatcccagtgattttgagattgttttttcgtgatatTGTACTCTATGATAATTGTAAATTTAGGATggtatttttgcatttatttgtaagaATATTGGAAATTCTGCAAAATTTCaaacttaatttttatgcccttaaaccagagagttatcttgcacaaaatagttaataaataacatttcccacatctctactttacatcaacgctatatttgaaacatattttttttgttaggaagttagaagggtttaaagtttatcagcaatttctcatttttccaacaaaatcattttttttaagaaccacatcacatttgaagtacctTTGAGGgttctatgtgacagaaaataccaaaaagtgacaccattataaaaactgaaactgcacccctcaaactgctcaaaaccacatccaagaagtttattctacaggtgcttcacaggaactaaggtAATGTGAAAGGaacaaaatgaaacttttattttttcctcaaaaatgttactttagcctcagaaTTTGCAttttacaagagtaacaggagaaaatgtactTTAAAATGTTTTGTTATCCTgagtactgtttgggtgcacggcagggctcaaaagagaatgagcaccatttgacttttcaagcTCAAAATTGTCTAGAATCGTtggtggacgccatgttgcatttgaagagccATCAAGGAACCTATGTGGATGtgtggtgagctccttgaatccccaggtgcttcataAAATTTTAGAACATTGAGAtgtaaaaatcaaaaaaatcacatTTTGTTTCCTAGAATGTTCTTTTAGCTTCAATTTTTTTTAGtttcaaaaaataataaaaaagttgcACCATACAAttcgttgtgcaatttctcctgagtatacaatGTGATGGGAAACTACTGCTTGGACACACTAACGAACTTCAAAATGAAGGAGTAGCGCTTTGGAGCTCAGATTGTGATGGAATGGTCTGCGGACATCATGTCACATTTTGGAAgcatctgatgtgcctaaacagtggaaaccccagcACAAGTGCCCCTATttgggaaactagacccctcaaggaacatATCTAGATGTGTGTTTAGCAACTTGAATCCCCAAGTGCTTCATAGACCTTTACAACCTTGAACCATGAAAATGAAACAAAttgtttttttcccacaaaaatgttacttgagccccaaaatatttcattttcacaaaggtagcaAGAGAAAATGGACCCAAAACTTatgaaatttttcctgagtatgccgatacctcatatgtggtgggaaactactgtttggacacactaCCAAGATTCAAAATTGACGTCTTGGAGAGCAGACTTTGATGAAATAGTCTGTGAAAGTCAtactgcatttgcagagcccttgaggtgcaAAAATAATATAATCTTTCAAAAAGTGACCCTATATTCAATAAAAAAAATACTGTAGTAGACAGGGATTACTACAGTATATTTTTACTGTCACTAATCTAGCCCTATCAACTAATCTAAGTTATTTTtatatgactcttttttttttcatttttatacttGTTGAAAAGAACCCCAACAACCAGATGCCGATCAGTGATCTGCTTCACAGATCGGCGCTCAACGGCAGCAAAATGCACACACTGATGTgctgaaaaaggggggggggacagaAAGAAAGTCCTGGTGAAAAGTGAGCACGGAcaccgatcagtgatgtgcgtcactgaTCAGCACTCAAGGGCTGTAGGACACAGGAGGTAGTGCAAGAAAAAACCTGCCAAAAATCGAGCAATCGAGTACTCATCAGTTCAttggcagacacagacacacagactttaaagggcccttgtgcaagaacaatatatgggctctctGGAGTCCAAGACCTCAAAAATATGCACAATCCCACttggtttggaggtagaaatgggcttcCTTACCCCTTGGGCCCCTGTGCGCCTGCACAGATTTCACCAATGATACGTTCGCCCCTGCATCAGCGATCAAGTACTGATAAGCGCTTGGCGGCAAAAGCAGGGTGGGGAAGGGGTTATGCTTAGGGGCAGGGAAAGAGGggaaaagggagagagagggatTGGAGTAGATTAGAAGAAAAGAAGGGGACAGGAACAGGTCAGGAAGAGAAAACAAAAAATCTTCTTTCTTGTTCAcaaggcagcagcagtggtggcatAGGCATTAAAATGCTTGTGGCACCTCAAATCCAGCAGATCAGCAGCAAACAGCACAGCGACCGCTCTGGACATATCTCCAGGCAGAATGGTCACTCTGAGGCCAGACCTTGTCACTGCATTCTAAATAGAGTGATTGCACACAGCCACTGCCAGGCTCCAGTCTATGTTATTGCTGTTATTGCACCGATCATAGCCGGACTTCAACATTTCAGGCAATTTCATTGCCTGACACATTGAAatcgctgtgattggctgttcagaaCTGATAACAGCGATCGTCGTTGCGGGGCGCTGGTGAACCTCGGGACCCTGTTAATCAGCAGGAGCCTTCATGTGATCACCGTCACTGCAGTCATGGTGACAATATGAAAGCGAGGATGTACCCCATATGTCCTTGGTCAGCCACACATTGCCAATCAGGACGTATGGGGTACGTCCAATGtcaagaaggggttaatgctgcaaaTTCAACAAATTACCATTTACAGTGATTTACATCATATAAAATATTTTGAAAATCTGTTGTGCATAATAAATTGGAACAGTgagttttaaggttttttttagTTTTGTAAAAACTCACAGCTCACTGTCCAGAGAAGAAGAACCCAGATTGTGGTCGCTCGCCATCCCTCTGTTACATTGTGAAAAGAATGAAAAATAAGGTTAAAAATCCAATACATGGTTTTACACAGTGCCTTATATACTACATCAAGGCTATCGACCTACATTTTGGGCACTAACTGTCCCACTCTATTACTACAGTTCAACTTAGAACTGACATGTCAGACAGTTAGCTGATTACTGTTTCCAATAGCAACCAGCAGAATCATGATTGCTGCTCTGGGATATAACGCAGGATGTCATTTATCATCAGTGCCAAAGTAATAAAACTATCATTAATTATTATATTAATTACCTGGAAAAATGTATCAATAAATATCGTTATATAAGTTGTGAAATTGGGTTTAGGGTTGCacatacagcgtcggactggctaccggaggaatctccagtaatgccaggcctggattcaggtacctgcattgcactccggagctttcACCTGAGCTCCAGGGATCagtccggcctgtctgcagctgtcatgaactgaacagctATCGACGAGtaatcaatcactcagcgctcgcggttcagtctaggctgcactctggacttcaggtgagagctccggagtgcactgcaggtaactgaatccaggcctggcattactggagattcctctggtagccagtccgatgctgtgcACATACCatgggtgcaacctgtgcagccgctcagggggggcaaaaattaggggggccactaccacctccacagggcccatatattgttctaccACAGGACCCTTCTTCTAGCTGTATTTGCTTCTGATGGGGTTCAAAGGTGACTTTAGCACCAAGTAAATCCTGCGCTACTTTCCTGACAGCGCCATTTTCTATTGACCTGTATGTCGTCTTGGCTTTGTGCACTGCTACATGACACCTCATACCTGGCACTTCAGCTTTTACCCCATGATATTTTAATGTGTCTATCACTTAGTCTACAAGACATGAACAGCACATTCATCACCATAAATAACTAAGCATAAGTCATGGATCTAAAATTAAACTCTACATTTACATGAACGCTGCTTCTCTGTTTAAGATGTAAGTCAAAGTTTATTCATGAAACTGCAGAGCTGGCGTTTGATTTGCTTTCCATATATTCTAATGAATCCAGGCAGTACATGGAGCCGCATCGGAGCCAGGCAGGGAGCTGGATAATAAGAGTGAcagccactagagggcgctgtgcCGAGAGCAGAATGCACGCAGAGCCAGGCTCAGTGTAATAGGCTAATCAGCTCATACTTCCAGAGAGCGCAGTTTTCACATCCTACATGGTTCTTACCCTGCGAGCTGCGCTGCAAACAATGCTATAgccactgctggatggacgggctgGGCAGCCGGAGGGATACAGTATAGTTGCCTGATCGGATGCAAAACTATATAGACATCATatgcagaaagagagagagagttcaTTGGGATGGTGAAGGCTGTAATCTTCATGGCGTATTGATGCAAAATAGATCTGTGCCAGGAGATCATGATCCAGAGGAGACAGAGGCTGAACTGAGCCCTTATCCAAAAGAGCTGGTTCTGGAGCTGCACACAAGTGCTGGAGAAGATCAGGGAGCAGCCACATAATGATGGTGCAAAGTGCTCATCTCTCCCAGGGAGCAAAGTCAGTGGATGTCTGGAAGCAGCCCTGAGTCACCACCACAATGCAGCTGGCAGAGGCTAAGTGCCCCTGGCCCCATAGGCAGTAACTACACCTGAGGAGCAGCTCTCACATGAATGAAGAATGGGTACGTGTACAGACTGCACACACCTGCATGCATGTCCAGAACaatactgcacacacacacacacacacacacacacacacacacacactgcacacacacacacacacacacactgcacacacacacacacactgcacacacacattccaTACACAATACATGCACACACATTGTACACTCAGTACATACAAACACTGAACACACACATTAACACCTGCATGCATGTCCAGAACACtgtactcactgcacacacacttcactcacactgcacacacacttcaCTCACACTGCACAAACACTGCGCACACAAACACCTGCATGCATGTCCAGAACATGTGCAaatgcacacacactcacatagacTTCCTCTAACCCACAGACTAATATACAGTCATGCATTTGTCAGAAAGAGTATTGCTTTCATATTCTTTTCTTTATAATAGTAATCcaaatataaatatgtatgtgtatgtacatacatatttctgtttttatatatatatatatatatatatatatacacggatgcatctatctacctatctatctagacAGTTGTaccatacatatgtatgtatgtatatatatatatatatatatatatatatatatatatatatatatatatatatatatatatgtgtataccaaaacaaaagaaaaaaaaatatatatatatatatatatcatatatatatataggtatacatatatctatgcatatatatacacatatatgtgtgtgtgtggcaggtGTTAAAAAAAATAGATGCATAAATTTAGAATTAAACATATATGTTTATATTTAGACCTGAAAAATATATTATTTACTGTTTATTCTGACTATTACTAATTATTATGTCTGCTCTTCTGATTGCATGGAAGAACTATAGCATGTAGAATGCATGCCATATTCTTTATGACAATGCTTCCAGTGCTTCCTGAGCAGTCTATTTCTCATACGTCTTAGAAAAATAGTTGTTCTGCCGTTATTTGCTGTGACTGTATCATAAACATTGTAAATCAGAAAATCACTTCCAGGCTTTTGCTTGTAGGTTTCAACCCTTATCGGTTATTAAGAGGATCAGCTGTATTCCTGCTTCTAGCCCTGTTGGTTTTCATGGCTATGCTCTCCTCTGCTGAACGTGGGTGCCCTACAGGATGTAGGTGTGATGGAAAAATGTTTTATTGCGAGTCTCAGAAGCTGCAGGAAATCCCTTCATCAATATCTCCTGGATGTGTTGGGTTATCTCTTCGATATAACAGCCTCTACGTACTGAAATATAATCAATTCAAAGGTCTTAATCAGCTTACTTGGCTGTACGTAGACCATAACCATATTAGCAGCATTGATGAGAATGCATTCAATGGGATCCGTCGATTAAAGGAGCTGGTTCTGAGTTCTAACCGGATTTCTCATCTGCTGAATAACACCTTCAGACCTGTCACTAACCTGAGAAACCTTGATCTGTCCTACAATACCCTACAAAAACTTGGACCAGGCCAGTTTAAGGGCTTGAGGAAACTGCAGAGCTTACATTTGAGGTCTAATTTATTAAGAACCATTCCAGTTAGGATATTTCAAGATTGCCGAAATTTAGAACTTTTAGATCTAGGTTATAACAGAATCCGGAGTTTGGCCAGAAATGTTTTCACGGGCATGATCAGATTAAAGGAATTGCATTTAGAGCACAATCATTTCTCCAAACTCAACCTAGCCCTTTTTCCAAGGCTGGTCAGTCTACAGAACCTCTACCTACAGTGGAACAGGATCAGTCTTATTGGACAAACCATGGCTTGGACTTGGACCTCGTTACAAAGACTTGATTTATCTGGCAATGAGATTGAAGCATTCAGTGGCCCAAGTGTATTTCAATGTATCCCAAACCTACAGAGGCTTAATTTGGATTCTAATAAACTGACCTTCATAGGTCAGGAAATCTTGGACAGCTGGGGATCTCTGACAGATGTTGGCCTGGCAGGGAATATCTGGGAGTGCAGTCGTAATATCTGTTCCTTGGTCAACTGGCTAAAAAGTTTTAAAGGCTTACGAGACAACACCATAATCTGTGCCAGCCCAAAGGATCTGCAGGGGGTCAACGTCATCCAGGCAGTCAAGAGCTACAACATTTGCAGCAAAAATGTAACAGAAAGCAGGGAGCTTAAAACCACAGGACGGAATACAACAATGAAACACAAAATAACAAGAACTAAACATGAAAGTAACCATTCAAT containing:
- the LRRTM3 gene encoding leucine-rich repeat transmembrane neuronal protein 3 — its product is MGFNPYRLLRGSAVFLLLALLVFMAMLSSAERGCPTGCRCDGKMFYCESQKLQEIPSSISPGCVGLSLRYNSLYVLKYNQFKGLNQLTWLYVDHNHISSIDENAFNGIRRLKELVLSSNRISHLLNNTFRPVTNLRNLDLSYNTLQKLGPGQFKGLRKLQSLHLRSNLLRTIPVRIFQDCRNLELLDLGYNRIRSLARNVFTGMIRLKELHLEHNHFSKLNLALFPRLVSLQNLYLQWNRISLIGQTMAWTWTSLQRLDLSGNEIEAFSGPSVFQCIPNLQRLNLDSNKLTFIGQEILDSWGSLTDVGLAGNIWECSRNICSLVNWLKSFKGLRDNTIICASPKDLQGVNVIQAVKSYNICSKNVTESRELKTTGRNTTMKHKITRTKHESNHSMPPTVGVTGPGYDTSGDTDSVSLHKIIAGTIALFLSVLVISLVIYVSWKRSPAGVRHLQQATLMKNHNQTKRSSLTQISLTPQEFYVDYKPATNIETCESISSAGPCTFTKTGSRECEV